The Apium graveolens cultivar Ventura chromosome 11, ASM990537v1, whole genome shotgun sequence genome has a window encoding:
- the LOC141696639 gene encoding auxin response factor 18-like, which yields MISLINSMNRPLNEQEKCLDSQFWHACAGGMVQMPQVNSKVFYFAQGHIEHAQENNVDFKNFPRVPPLVLCRVSGIKFMADTETDEVYAKVRLVPLRSSEADYDEESFVGFDKNQGEEKSASFAKTLTQSDANNGGGFSVPRYCAETIFPRLDYSAEPPVQTILAKDVHGQVWKFRHIYRGTPRRHLLTTGWSNFVNQKKLVAGDSIVFLRADNGDLCVGIRRAKRGIGGGLESPCGWNTSNCAPRYGGFLGHASGAFDTGENGTRKVSGESVSEVATRVAEGKAFEVVYYPRASTPEFFVKASSVKASMRIQWCSGMRFKMPFETEDSSRISWFMGTISSVHVDDPIRWPNSPWRLLQVAWDEPDLLQNVKRVNPWLVELVSNMPAIHQSPFSPPRKKLRVPQPPDCSLMGQLSMPSVLSNPLNFPAGIQGARHAQYGLFTQDPHFYKLQSGLFPFGFQQLDYAAALPSKIPVREFNKPPETNENISCLLTMGNSSPTSINNSNSKPTHSFFLFGQPILTEQQLSQSCSGDTVGSNSLNGTANPSDGSGSAVVQNGALDSSSDEQKSVFGEAETTGHCKVFMESEDVGRTLDLSGLASYEELYRKLLNMFSLERSEMLSNVLYRDEAGAVKHTGDEPFSNFSKTARRLTILMDSSSDNMGR from the exons ATGATTTCCTTAATTAATAGTATGAATAGGCCTTTGAATGAACAAGAGAAATGCTTGGATTCACAGTTTTGGCATGCTTGTGCTGGTGGTATGGTTCAAATGCCACAAGTTAATTCTAAAGTCTTTTATTTTGCACAAGGCCACATTGAACATGCCCAAGAAAATAATGTTGATTTTAAGAACTTCCCTAGAGTTCCTCCACTCGTGCTTTGTAGAGTGTCTGGTATTAAGTTTATGGCGGATACTGAGACCGATGAGGTCTATGCGAAAGTGAGGTTAGTGCCTTTGAGAAGCAGTGAGGCTGACTATGATGAAGAGAGTTTTGTGGGATTTGATAAGAATCAAGGTGAGGAAAAGTCGGCTTCTTTTGCTAAGACTTTGACACAGTCTGATGCTAATAATGGTGGAGGATTTTCGGTGCCTAGGTATTGTGCTGAGACGATTTTTCCTAGGTTGGATTACTCAGCTGAGCCTCCTGTTCAGACCATTTTAGCCAAGGATGTTCATGGTCAGGTGTGGAAGTTTAGGCATATTTATAGAGGGACTCCGCGTAGGCATTTATTGACTACAGGGTGGAGTAATTTTGTTAATCAGAAAAAGCTTGTAGCTGGGGATTCAATTGTGTTTTTGAGGGCAGACAATGGAGATCTTTGCGTTGGTATTCGTCGTGCGAAGAGAGGAATTGGTGGAGGTCTAGAGTCGCCTTGTGGATGGAATACGTCTAATTGTGCCCCTAGATATGGCGGTTTTCTTGGTCATGCAAGTGGAGCTTTTGATACAGGTGAAAATGGTACCAGGAAAGTAAGTGGTGAATCTGTTTCTGAAGTAGCTACTCGTGTGGCTGAGGGGAAGGCCTTTGAGGTTGTTTATTACCCCCGAGCAAGCACGCCCGAGTTTTTTGTGAAGGCCTCATCTGTTAAGGCTTCAATGAGAATCCAGTGGTGCTCTGGGATGAGGTTTAAAATGCCTTTTGAGACGGAAGATTCATCTAGGATAAGCTGGTTCATGGGGACCATCTCTTCAGTTCATGTCGATGATCCTATTCGCTGGCCCAACTCTCCATGGAGGCTTCTCCAG GTAGCATGGGATGAACCAGATCTACTTCAGAATGTGAAGCGAGTCAACCCATGGTTGGTTGAACTTGTCTCAAATATGCCTGCAATCCATCAGTCGCCATTCTCTCCCCCAAGAAAAAAATTGCGGGTTCCACAGCCTCCAGATTGCTCCCTTATGGGGCAGCTTTCAATGCCGTCAGTTCTTAGCAACCCCCTTAATTTTCCTGCAGGCATACAGGGAGCCAGGCATGCTCAATATGGATTGTTTACACAAGATCCCCATTTTTACAAACTGCAGTCGGGTCTATTTCCATTTGGGTTCCAGCAGCTTGACTATGCTGCTGCTTTACCTTCTAAAATTCCTGTCCGTGAGTTCAACAAACCCCCCGAAACCAATGAAAATATTTCTTGCTTGCTGACAATGGGGAACTCTAGTCCCACTTCAATTAATAATAGTAATTCTAAACCTACACATTCGTTCTTTTTGTTCGGACAACCCATTCTGACCGAGCAGCAGCTCTCTCAAAGCTGCTCTGGAGACACTGTTGGAAGCAATTCATTGAATGGAACAGCAAATCCCTCCGATGGTTCAGGATCAGCAGTTGTTCAAAATGGTGCGCTAGACAGTTCATCCGATGAACAAAAGTCAGTGTTCGGGGAGGCTGAAACTACAGGCCATTGTAAGGTGTTTATGGAGTCAGAGGATGTGGGTAGGACACTTGATCTGTCAGGTCTTGCTTCATACGAAGAGCTGTACAGAAAGTTACTCAACATGTTTAGCTTAGAAAGGTCAGAGATGTTGAGCAACGTGCTTTACCGGGATGAGGCTGGGGCAGTTAAACACACAGGAGACGAGCCATTCAG TAACTTTTCGAAGACAGCAAGAAGGCTAACAATTCTGATGGATTCAAGCAGCGACAACATGGGAAGATAG
- the LOC141696828 gene encoding GATA transcription factor 8-like: MMGSNFNDDMDCGSFFDQIDDLIDFPSDNDIGFNSSSGNDFPSIWTNNVEDLPCPDPIFSGMKNDSASDLSAELAVPYEDIVQLEWLSTFVEDSFSGGGMTLNKENVPVNNNASQNQFRTSSPVSVLESSSSSSCSDGKIVPLSPSHRGPQRARSKRPRPANFKPRSAMPFITPTYSATDNSRLVNVPMISSESENFVESLRMKIPKSVSENKKKQKQKPSFPSGSAEMDSSSPQQQASVRKCLHCEITKTPQWRAGPLGPKTLCNACGVRYKSGRLFPEYRPAASPTFVPSLHSNSHKKVVEMRIKGGGEKKFMNASSEPEMIPNPSLEYM, encoded by the exons ATGATGGGATCCAATTTCAACGATGATATGGACTGCGGCAGCTTCTTTGATCAGATTGATGATCTGATTGATTTTCCTTCTGATAATGACATTGGCTTTAATTCCAGCAGCGGCAATGACTTTCCGAGCATCTGGACCAATAATGTTGAGGATCTGCCTTGTCCAGACCCAATTTTCTCTGGGATGAAGAATGATAGTGCTTCTGATCTGTCAGCTGAACTTGCTGTTCCG TACGAGGACATTGTGCAGCTTGAGTGGCTTTCAACCTTTGTGGAGGATTCTTTTTCTGGTGGAGGGATGaccctcaacaaagaaaatgttCCTGTTAACAATAATGCATCCCAGAATCAGTTTCGCACCTCTAGTCCTGTTTCAGTGCTTGAGAGTAGCAGCAGTAGCTCTTGCTCTGACGGGAAGATTGTTCCTCTCAGTCCATCTCATCGTGGCCCTCAGCGTGCTCGTAGCAAGCGCCCTCGCCCTGCAAACTTCAAACCTCGATCAGCAATGCCGTTTATAACTCCAACTTATTCTGCTACTGATAACTCTCGGCTAGTTAATGTGCCAATGATTTCTTCTGAATCTGAGAACTTTGTGGAGTCTCTTCGTATGAAGATACCAAAGTCTGTGTCAGAGAACaagaagaagcagaagcagaaACCATCATTTCCATCAGGTTCTGCAGAGATGGACAGCAGTTCACCCCAGCAGCAAGCATCGGTGAGGAAATGCTTGCATTGCGAGATAACAAAAACACCCCAATGGAGGGCTGGCCCACTAGGTCCTAAAACTCTTTGCAATGCTTGTGGTGTTCGTTACAAATCCGGCAGACTCTTCCCTGAGTACCGCCCTGCAGCCAGTCCAACATTTGTTCCTTCTTTGCACTCCAATTCTCACAAGAAGGTTGTTGAGATGAGAATCAAAGGTGGCGGTGAGAAAAAGTTCATGAATGCGAGTTCTGAGCCAGAAATGATCCCAAATCCTTCACTCGAGTACATGTGA